In a genomic window of Glycine max cultivar Williams 82 chromosome 13, Glycine_max_v4.0, whole genome shotgun sequence:
- the LOC100790270 gene encoding Mitochondrial outer membrane protein porin 6-like, with product MANGPAPFSEIGKRAKDLLYKDYNFDHKFSLSIPNSTGLGLIATGLKKDQIFVGDISTLYKSGNTTVDVKVDTYSNISTKVTVNDILHGTKAALSFNIPDHKSGKLDVQYLHPHAAVDSSIGLNPSPLLELSAAIGSKDVCLGAEVGFNTTSASFTKYNAGVAFNKPDFSAALLLADKGQTLKASYINYVDRPDGFTVAAEISHSFSTFENRFTIGSSQSIDSKTVVKTRFSDDGKAAFQCQRAWRPNSLITLSAEYDSTKIFGSSTKFGLALALKP from the exons ATGGCCAATGGTCCAGCACCGTTTTCTGAGATTGGAAAAAGGGCAAAAG ATCTTTTGTACAAGGATTACAACTTTGATCACAAGTTTAGCCTGTCAATTCCAAACTCCACTGGATTG GGGCTTATAGCAACCGGATTGAAGAAGGATCAAATTTTTGTTGGTGACATAAGTACACTCTACAAGAGTGGAAATACTACAGTGGATGTGAAAGTTGATACATATTCTAAT ATATCTACAAAAGTGACTGTGAATGATATCTTGCATGGTACAAAAGCCGCTTTGAGCTTCAACATACCTGATCACAAGTCAGGAAAG CTGGATGTGCAATACCTTCATCCTCATGCAGCCGTTGATTCTAGTATTGGTTTGAATCCATCCCCTCTATTGGAGCTTTCAGCTGCAATTGGCAGCAAAGATGTTTGTCTGGGTGCTGAAGTTGGATTTAATACAACTTCTGcttcattcacaaaatataatgcTGGAGTTGCCTTCAATAAACCAGATTTCTCTGCGGCACTTTTGCT GGCTGATAAAGGACAGACCCTGAAGGCATCATACATAAATTATGTTGATCGCCCCGATGGATTTACGGTTGCTGCTGAAATCTCCCACAGTTTTTCCACCTTTGAGAACAGATTTACTATTGGGAGCTCACAGTCAATAGATTCAAAGACAGTTGTAAAGACACGGTTCAGTGACGATGGCAAAGCTGCCTTCCAATGCCAACGAGCATGGAGGCCAAATTCACTTATAACCCTGTCTGCTGAATATGACTCCACAAAGATCTTTGGTTCATCCACCAAGTTCGGTCTTGCTCTTGCTCTCAAGCCTTAA